One window from the genome of bacterium encodes:
- the rpsU gene encoding 30S ribosomal protein S21, with translation MLSTIVKKNEPIEKAIRRFETECRKARIIQTFIEKSNYTSPSQRKHQMRKRKKRIDDLDYSFTH, from the coding sequence ATGCTTTCTACAATCGTTAAAAAAAACGAACCAATAGAAAAAGCAATTCGACGGTTTGAAACCGAGTGCCGAAAAGCCCGCATCATCCAAACCTTCATTGAAAAATCGAACTATACAAGCCCAAGCCAGCGCAAACATCAGATGCGTAAACGTAAAAAACGCATTGATGACTTGGACTACTCATTTACACACTAA
- a CDS encoding NAD(P)/FAD-dependent oxidoreductase, with the protein MSHLVIIGNGIAGITTARNVRKRSDTKITIISGETEHFFSRTALMYIYMGHMKYEHTKPYEDWFWAKNNLTLIKGFVESINTDEQRLKLNDGQLIQYDTLVIASGSKSNKFGWPGQDLEAVQGLYSKPDLDLMERNTKDISRAVIVGGGLIGIEMAEMLNSRKIPVTFLVRETFYWDNILPKEEALLIGNHIVEHGIDLRLSTELKKIVPGDNGRVNSVITSRDEEISCQFVGLTAGVSPNIDVVKNSKIETNRGVLVNEFLETNISNVYAAGDCVEFRAPKPRHPKIEQLWYTGRMHGEALAKTVCGERTPYERGIWFNSAKFFDIEYQTYGFVSNVPIEGEQSLYWQHPAGKHAIRIVYSTNDYSVIGFNLFGIRFRQNVCEHWIREKKPLEYVLENLGEANFDPEFFMQFEENIVELFNEQNPQKPITLKKRRGLASFAV; encoded by the coding sequence ATGTCACATTTAGTTATCATCGGTAATGGTATTGCCGGTATTACAACTGCCAGAAATGTTCGTAAAAGATCGGACACGAAAATAACTATCATTTCTGGAGAAACGGAGCATTTTTTTTCTCGTACAGCTCTTATGTATATTTATATGGGCCACATGAAATATGAACATACAAAGCCTTATGAGGATTGGTTCTGGGCTAAGAATAATTTAACCCTTATAAAGGGTTTTGTAGAGTCTATCAACACCGATGAGCAGAGGCTTAAATTAAATGATGGACAGTTGATTCAATATGACACGCTTGTAATTGCATCAGGCTCAAAAAGCAATAAGTTCGGCTGGCCTGGACAGGACCTAGAAGCGGTGCAAGGCCTGTATTCTAAGCCTGATTTAGATCTCATGGAACGTAATACTAAAGATATTAGTCGCGCGGTTATCGTTGGTGGCGGGCTCATAGGTATCGAAATGGCGGAAATGCTGAATAGCAGAAAAATTCCTGTTACTTTTTTGGTCCGCGAAACATTTTATTGGGATAACATTTTACCCAAAGAAGAAGCGTTGCTTATCGGGAATCATATTGTTGAACACGGAATAGATTTACGCCTGTCTACCGAATTAAAAAAAATTGTGCCTGGCGATAACGGACGAGTTAACTCAGTTATCACCAGCCGAGATGAGGAAATTTCATGCCAGTTTGTTGGCTTGACTGCGGGGGTTTCTCCAAATATTGATGTTGTAAAGAATTCAAAAATTGAAACGAATCGCGGGGTTCTTGTAAATGAATTTCTGGAGACTAATATAAGCAATGTCTATGCAGCCGGGGATTGTGTTGAATTCAGGGCTCCAAAGCCGCGTCACCCCAAGATCGAGCAATTATGGTATACAGGGAGAATGCATGGTGAGGCGCTCGCCAAAACCGTTTGCGGAGAAAGAACGCCTTATGAAAGAGGTATATGGTTCAATTCCGCAAAATTCTTTGATATTGAATACCAGACGTATGGATTTGTCAGCAATGTACCGATTGAAGGTGAGCAGTCATTATATTGGCAGCATCCGGCAGGGAAACATGCGATTCGGATCGTTTATTCTACCAATGATTATTCGGTAATTGGGTTTAATCTTTTTGGTATTCGATTTCGTCAGAATGTATGTGAACATTGGATACGCGAAAAAAAGCCTCTCGAATATGTATTGGAGAATTTAGGTGAGGCTAATTTTGATCCTGAATTTTTTATGCAGTTTGAAGAGAATATTGTCGAATTGTTTAATGAACAAAATCCACAGAAGCCCATAACGCTTAAGAAAAGGCGCGGCCTAGCCAGCTTTGCGGTCTAA
- a CDS encoding T9SS type A sorting domain-containing protein — MKFTHLFGLLLFSILIPRNTLSQSFVKKINPFVVEHYEHRLPHDFFGGTYVPKSDFIDYDGDLDLDLFITQIDGRLSYYENDGAKFVLVTDYFDSLNVGNWCRFVDIDGDGDKDIFAAGPSAAMRLYENTGGLVHPVFILKDEVVTDSSGNAIITENQSIPFFSDIDADGDFDFFTGRSVGSLGFYENIGTASNYIFRFVTDNFENILIISGAKATSVQRHGASGIVFSDVDKDTDPDIIWGDFFSVGMYYLENKGNKFTPDFPEITSSAFPNAILNTQGFNVPAFADIDGDGDEDLFVNVLFKDREKDNFWFFKNNSLAKRRTAGSLQFDLITKNYLDGIDVGRSSHPVLADIDADGDDDLFIGSYQGGIVFYRNVTLTGNIIKLSLDTTIRVPFPVDEFISSPSFIDIDNDSDQDCFSGSFSGKIFYFRNNGNAVNPVFELTDSFYHGIDVGNYSAPHFADIDHDGDFDLFVGEEDGTINYFKNAGTSSAPEFAAPVLDYLGIGSGKAESVPEIIDSDADGDLDFFVGFKDGHMSYYENIGSDGTPLFLDNSELYQSLKATQNAVPRFIDMDKDGDLDLLMGNIRGGIEFYEAGNQAPIISAITNQTVFADSLFALYVIASGNPSPLFSITEGPSNMFLNSNSGRIQWIPTSEQIGHHRVMVRAANTLGFDEKTFDIEVVPAVPVRLSLEQNYPNPFNPETLIRFGIWAKSEVTLKIYNILGQEVRTVIKKEFSPGYHQVAWDGRDNFGKTLSSGIYLYRVKAGPYSKTKKMILLK, encoded by the coding sequence ATGAAATTTACTCATCTATTCGGTCTATTATTATTCTCTATTTTAATCCCACGCAATACCCTCAGTCAGAGTTTTGTCAAAAAAATTAATCCTTTCGTTGTGGAGCATTACGAACACCGGCTTCCCCATGATTTTTTTGGAGGAACTTACGTTCCCAAATCCGATTTTATAGACTATGATGGCGATCTGGATCTTGACCTTTTTATAACGCAGATCGACGGAAGATTGTCATATTATGAAAATGACGGTGCAAAGTTTGTATTGGTTACGGATTATTTTGATTCGCTGAATGTCGGGAATTGGTGCCGTTTTGTTGATATTGACGGAGACGGCGATAAGGATATTTTTGCGGCCGGGCCATCTGCCGCGATGCGTTTGTACGAGAATACAGGCGGACTCGTTCACCCCGTGTTTATTCTAAAAGATGAGGTAGTTACCGATTCATCCGGCAACGCCATCATAACTGAAAATCAGAGCATTCCTTTTTTTTCCGATATCGATGCCGACGGGGATTTTGATTTCTTTACAGGGCGAAGCGTGGGGTCACTTGGTTTTTACGAGAATATTGGAACTGCTTCTAACTACATTTTCCGGTTCGTAACGGATAATTTTGAAAACATTCTCATCATCTCAGGTGCAAAGGCTACGTCGGTTCAGCGCCACGGAGCAAGCGGAATCGTTTTTTCGGATGTCGATAAGGATACTGATCCGGACATTATTTGGGGTGATTTTTTTAGTGTCGGAATGTATTATCTTGAAAATAAGGGAAACAAATTCACACCGGATTTTCCGGAAATTACATCATCCGCTTTTCCAAATGCTATCCTGAATACTCAAGGATTCAATGTTCCGGCATTCGCCGACATAGACGGGGACGGTGATGAAGACCTTTTTGTGAATGTGTTATTTAAAGATCGAGAGAAGGATAATTTTTGGTTTTTTAAAAATAATTCGTTAGCTAAACGTAGAACGGCAGGTTCGCTGCAATTCGATCTGATTACCAAGAATTACCTTGATGGAATAGACGTCGGCAGATCATCGCATCCTGTTTTGGCCGATATTGATGCGGACGGCGACGATGACTTATTTATCGGAAGCTATCAGGGGGGAATCGTTTTTTATAGAAATGTTACGTTGACTGGCAATATTATTAAATTATCACTCGACACGACGATCAGGGTGCCATTCCCGGTTGATGAATTTATTTCGTCTCCGTCATTTATAGATATAGATAACGACAGCGACCAGGATTGTTTTTCAGGGAGTTTTTCCGGTAAAATATTTTACTTTAGAAATAACGGAAATGCAGTAAATCCCGTTTTTGAGTTGACAGATAGTTTTTATCATGGAATCGATGTTGGCAACTACAGCGCCCCTCATTTCGCTGATATCGACCACGATGGTGATTTTGATCTTTTTGTAGGAGAAGAGGACGGTACTATTAATTATTTTAAAAACGCGGGAACATCTTCCGCACCGGAGTTCGCGGCTCCCGTTTTAGACTATCTTGGTATCGGTAGCGGAAAAGCCGAGTCGGTTCCTGAAATTATTGACTCCGATGCGGATGGTGATCTTGATTTCTTTGTGGGTTTTAAGGACGGCCATATGTCATATTATGAAAACATCGGCAGCGATGGAACCCCGCTTTTCCTTGATAATAGTGAGTTATATCAATCACTCAAAGCAACCCAAAACGCCGTGCCAAGATTTATTGATATGGATAAGGATGGCGATCTGGATTTGCTAATGGGAAATATTAGAGGAGGTATTGAGTTTTATGAAGCCGGAAACCAGGCGCCAATCATAAGTGCAATAACGAATCAGACCGTGTTCGCAGACTCGTTATTTGCGCTGTATGTTATTGCATCGGGAAACCCATCTCCGCTATTCTCCATCACAGAAGGTCCCTCGAACATGTTTTTAAATTCAAACTCCGGGCGTATACAATGGATTCCAACATCAGAACAGATAGGGCATCATCGCGTAATGGTTCGTGCGGCAAACACGCTGGGTTTTGACGAAAAAACTTTTGATATCGAAGTTGTGCCTGCAGTGCCGGTGCGCCTGAGTTTAGAACAAAATTATCCCAATCCGTTTAACCCTGAAACGCTTATTCGTTTTGGAATTTGGGCCAAATCAGAAGTAACTTTAAAAATTTATAATATACTCGGGCAGGAAGTTAGGACGGTAATCAAGAAGGAATTTAGTCCCGGCTACCATCAAGTTGCATGGGATGGAAGGGATAATTTTGGTAAAACGCTGTCATCCGGTATATATTTATACCGAGTCAAAGCAGGCCCTTATTCCAAAACAAAAAAGATGATTCTTTTAAAATAA
- a CDS encoding DnaJ domain-containing protein produces MQKIKLYFFLLLLFIFHLQNLSFAQVRRGSKKADRQKYATVALDGSGKYTSIQQAIDQAEFNATIKIKAGVYNEKILLKNFVNLDGDGIGKTIIQTDGSTSVIEAYNLGGGKIANMSVTFSKPANRPLLYSKYSTFFIENCSFMNGGNGIEILSSSSVNIRQSSFRGNIRNGIVVMEKSHGYIIDCVISENQSDGIFIGTNASPTIEKNIIKENGGNGITVTTNSTNKVLGNYIYQNKKNGIMIDNNASPLVRNNTIVKNGTGVADKSAADNFVSGYGILIRNTSAISLINNICALNVFGIGVKESKSIELLKNNLWNNDSNYIGVFAHSTDMNVDPFFLNPDEQNFKIATSSQLYRKGEDDVSIGAHYDNTRIEKKRRLDYLKTQATKDLARENWYLAYQSAQEILSIDKSDTEGKTLFKKAGSEMARNYLQSAKMDYDAGNFRVADNYLTAALKYDPDNSEILELKALIDDEAQLSQLKTLFMFSFGLIGVFVFGLWWKKRIQTGEIKRQVLWWLNDSEEQVELARASDAEKYANEYFTDAVVKLNEAKQAFATNQFDSCEALCNEAARHAVRARDEAEKFKQIRKDAHLALSNAEVEMQRQAHSEIAERFEDEIKEFSFYLERAQDALIHKQFVLAKEIAEDIQSSLKKLHEQLQAEKDDKVLCLIDETEKLIIEALTSNTSADIIIAVIDFKAELEILKNGFNNGQIQIEEITHQILQIKEFVSEALRLGDEFDPVSRPKRKKNYYEILGVKEDATLEQIKSVYRKLSMIYHPDMNTSGELGIAGDERFREIKEAYEILIAGKPNQ; encoded by the coding sequence ATGCAAAAAATAAAACTATACTTCTTTCTTTTATTGCTATTCATTTTCCATCTTCAGAACCTGAGCTTTGCGCAAGTTCGCCGCGGTTCCAAAAAGGCAGACAGACAAAAATACGCAACGGTCGCTCTGGATGGAAGCGGAAAATATACGTCCATTCAGCAAGCCATAGATCAAGCTGAATTTAATGCCACGATTAAGATCAAAGCCGGTGTATACAATGAAAAAATCTTACTGAAAAATTTTGTGAATCTGGACGGAGATGGAATAGGCAAGACCATAATACAGACAGATGGGAGCACATCTGTGATAGAAGCTTATAACCTTGGCGGCGGGAAAATTGCAAATATGTCGGTAACATTTTCTAAACCGGCAAATCGGCCGTTACTGTATTCAAAGTATTCGACATTTTTTATTGAAAATTGTTCGTTTATGAACGGCGGAAACGGAATTGAAATACTCAGCAGCAGTTCGGTCAACATACGCCAGTCCAGTTTTAGAGGAAACATAAGAAATGGCATTGTCGTCATGGAAAAAAGCCATGGGTATATCATTGACTGCGTTATATCTGAAAATCAGTCGGATGGAATATTCATTGGTACCAATGCTTCGCCAACTATTGAAAAAAACATAATTAAAGAAAATGGGGGTAATGGGATTACCGTCACTACAAATTCTACAAACAAAGTGCTGGGTAATTATATATACCAAAACAAAAAAAACGGTATTATGATCGACAATAATGCCAGTCCCTTAGTTCGGAATAATACCATCGTAAAGAACGGAACAGGAGTCGCAGACAAGTCAGCAGCTGACAATTTTGTTTCAGGTTATGGCATTTTAATACGAAATACGTCCGCCATATCGCTGATAAATAATATATGCGCATTAAATGTATTCGGAATTGGTGTTAAAGAAAGTAAAAGTATTGAATTGTTAAAAAATAATTTGTGGAACAATGATTCTAATTATATAGGTGTTTTTGCCCATTCGACCGACATGAATGTAGATCCTTTTTTTCTGAATCCGGACGAACAGAATTTTAAGATCGCTACTTCGTCTCAACTTTATCGAAAGGGCGAGGATGACGTTTCGATCGGAGCTCATTATGACAATACGAGGATCGAAAAAAAAAGAAGATTAGATTACCTTAAAACACAGGCAACGAAAGATCTTGCGCGTGAGAATTGGTATTTGGCATATCAGTCAGCTCAAGAAATACTTTCAATTGACAAGAGTGATACGGAAGGGAAAACATTATTCAAAAAAGCCGGTTCTGAAATGGCGCGAAACTATCTTCAGAGCGCAAAAATGGATTATGATGCGGGTAATTTTCGCGTTGCTGATAACTACCTGACAGCGGCTTTAAAATACGATCCCGACAATTCAGAGATTCTGGAACTCAAGGCTTTAATTGACGATGAAGCCCAGCTAAGCCAATTGAAGACCCTTTTTATGTTCAGCTTTGGACTCATCGGTGTTTTTGTTTTCGGGCTCTGGTGGAAAAAACGTATTCAAACAGGTGAAATAAAAAGACAGGTATTATGGTGGTTAAACGACTCGGAGGAACAGGTAGAATTGGCCCGGGCTTCCGATGCGGAAAAATATGCGAACGAATATTTTACCGATGCAGTCGTGAAATTGAATGAAGCTAAACAGGCATTTGCAACTAACCAGTTTGATAGCTGTGAGGCGCTATGCAATGAAGCAGCGCGCCATGCTGTACGCGCCAGAGACGAAGCTGAAAAATTTAAACAAATTCGCAAGGACGCGCATCTGGCATTGTCAAATGCCGAAGTGGAGATGCAAAGACAAGCCCACAGTGAAATAGCCGAAAGATTTGAAGATGAAATAAAAGAGTTTTCATTCTATCTTGAGCGCGCCCAGGATGCATTGATTCATAAACAGTTTGTTCTTGCCAAAGAAATTGCCGAAGATATACAATCATCGCTAAAGAAGTTGCACGAACAGCTGCAGGCTGAAAAAGATGATAAAGTACTATGTTTGATCGATGAAACGGAAAAACTGATTATCGAGGCGCTAACCAGCAACACCAGTGCGGATATCATTATTGCGGTAATAGATTTCAAAGCTGAATTAGAAATATTAAAAAATGGTTTTAACAATGGACAGATACAGATCGAGGAAATCACGCACCAGATATTGCAGATCAAAGAATTTGTAAGTGAAGCCCTGCGCCTGGGCGACGAGTTTGATCCCGTTTCCCGCCCAAAACGTAAAAAAAATTACTATGAAATACTCGGTGTAAAAGAGGACGCCACATTGGAACAAATCAAATCGGTTTACCGAAAGCTCAGTATGATCTATCATCCAGATATGAATACGTCCGGAGAATTAGGTATTGCCGGGGATGAACGATTCAGAGAGATTAAAGAAGCCTATGAGATACTTATTGCAGGTAAACCTAATCAATGA
- a CDS encoding 4Fe-4S binding protein: MNGSADISMSLSQNVHQDMNVTMKAGLGVFGFGLLMLFVCLTGASNANPALFFFLSFGFSVVGGLMYIVPQLKKSPAGIRNNNIFFSSAMSRGAIAWIIGILFTGFYIVLYWFPHLISNWIRLVDPLSLILRGKTADQWFLYGTFYTLAVLIMGTRMIVKYRHSRYQILRTSSVMFFQLGFAFIIPSLLELLNQPGFYFTYFWPLRPYSLWPSDFQNLLAHPGGLGIFMIFWGVIMTFIATPVLTYFFGKRWYCSWVCGCGGLAETLGDPFRQLSDKSLRAWKIERILIYSVLIFVTVTTSLLWLNSYFSGTILGNLSGNFASWYGFLIGSVFSGVIGTGFYPIMGSRVWCRFGCPMAAILGILQKYYSRFRITTNGSQCISCGNCSTYCEMGIDVRAYAQRGENIVRASCVGCGVCSAVCPRGVLNLENGPSEKRFNIQ, translated from the coding sequence ATGAACGGATCTGCGGATATATCCATGTCTTTATCTCAAAACGTTCATCAGGATATGAACGTAACAATGAAGGCAGGACTGGGAGTTTTTGGTTTTGGTCTGTTGATGTTATTTGTATGTTTGACGGGCGCTTCAAATGCAAATCCAGCATTATTCTTTTTTCTTAGCTTCGGTTTCTCTGTCGTCGGTGGACTTATGTACATAGTCCCGCAGCTCAAAAAATCTCCAGCCGGAATCAGAAATAATAATATTTTTTTCAGTTCGGCAATGTCACGAGGCGCAATTGCGTGGATAATTGGCATTCTCTTTACCGGCTTTTATATCGTGTTGTACTGGTTCCCTCATCTGATTTCGAACTGGATTAGGTTGGTTGACCCTCTCAGCCTTATCCTGCGTGGTAAAACAGCGGATCAATGGTTTTTGTATGGGACTTTCTATACGCTGGCCGTTCTCATTATGGGAACCCGAATGATCGTAAAATACCGCCATAGTCGTTATCAGATTCTTCGGACTTCCTCGGTTATGTTCTTTCAATTGGGTTTTGCGTTTATTATCCCCTCATTGCTTGAATTGTTAAACCAGCCCGGTTTCTATTTTACCTATTTTTGGCCGCTTCGACCTTATTCACTGTGGCCAAGCGACTTTCAGAATCTGTTAGCTCACCCGGGAGGGCTTGGTATTTTTATGATTTTCTGGGGTGTTATTATGACTTTCATCGCAACTCCGGTGCTGACCTATTTTTTTGGAAAGCGCTGGTATTGTTCCTGGGTCTGCGGGTGTGGAGGATTAGCCGAAACGCTTGGCGATCCATTTCGGCAATTGTCTGACAAGTCCTTAAGAGCGTGGAAAATTGAACGGATCTTGATCTATTCTGTTTTGATTTTTGTGACTGTAACCACGTCCTTACTTTGGTTAAATTCATATTTTAGCGGAACTATTCTAGGGAATTTATCCGGAAATTTTGCATCGTGGTATGGATTTCTAATTGGGTCTGTCTTCTCAGGAGTCATAGGAACAGGATTTTACCCAATTATGGGAAGTCGCGTCTGGTGTCGCTTTGGTTGTCCTATGGCCGCCATTCTTGGGATTCTACAGAAATATTATTCTCGGTTTCGAATCACAACAAACGGCAGCCAATGTATTTCCTGCGGCAATTGTTCTACGTACTGCGAAATGGGAATAGATGTCCGCGCCTATGCGCAACGGGGTGAAAATATTGTCCGTGCTTCGTGCGTCGGATGCGGAGTGTGCTCGGCCGTTTGTCCGCGTGGAGTACTGAACCTCGAAAATGGCCCTTCAGAAAAACGATTTAATATACAATAG